The Mus musculus strain C57BL/6J chromosome 2, GRCm38.p6 C57BL/6J genome has a window encoding:
- the Samhd1 gene encoding deoxynucleoside triphosphate triphosphohydrolase SAMHD1 isoform 3 (isoform 3 is encoded by transcript variant 3), with protein MQSAPLEQPAKRPRCDGSPRTPPSTPPATANLSADDDFQNTDLRTWEPEDVCSFLENRGFREKKVLDIFRDNKIAGSFLPFLDEDRLEDLGVSSLEERKKMIECIQQLSQSRIDLMKVFNDPIHGHIEFHPLLIRIIDTPQFQRLRYIKQLGGGYYVFPGASHNRFEHSLGVGYLAGCLVRALAEKQPELQISERDILCVQIAGLCHDLGHGPFSHMFDGRFIPRARPEKKWKHPSLGQHSGCFCSWVCVSALTVACGERTLSSVQSPQKHRDVPDFTGSWSGGPALESQLPSFNAVSVLLCQITVDFVFF; from the exons ATGCAGAGCGCACCCTTGGAGCAGCCAGCTAAGCGACCCCGCTGCGATGGCAGCCCAAGGACGCCACCGAGCACTCCTCCTGCAACAGCTAATCTGTCTGCAGACGACGACTTCCAAAACACCGACCTCCGAACCTGGGAACCGGAGGACGTGTGCTCCTTCTTAGAGAATCGTGGTTTCCGAGAGAAGAAAGTGCTGGACATCTTCAGAG ACAATAAAATCGCCGGCTCGTTTCTGCCCTTTTTGGATGAGGATCGTCTGGAAGATCTGGGAGTAAG TTccttggaggagaggaagaagatgataGAATGTATCCAGCAGCTGAGTCAGTCTCGGATTGATCTAATGAAG GTATTTAATGATCCCATTCATGGCCACATTGAGTTCCACCCTCTCCTTATCAGAATCATCGACACACCTCAGTTCCAGCGACTTCGCTATATCAAGCAGCTGGGGGGCGGCTACTATGTTTTCCCTGGAGCGTCCCACAATCGCTTCGAACACAGTCTCGG AGTGGGGTACCTAGCAGGCTGCCTGGTGCGAGCACTTGCCGaaaaacagccagagctacagatcAGTGAGCGAGATATACTCTGTGTTCAGATTGCGGGGCTCTGCCACGACCTAG GTCATGGGCCATTTTCTCATATGTTTGATGGAAGGTTTATCCCACGGGCTCGCCCAGAGAAAAAGTGGAAG CATCCTTCCCTGGGACAGCATTCAGGGTGCTTCTGTTCATGGGTCTGTGTTTCAGCCCTCACAGTAGCCTGTGGAGAAAGGACCTTATCTTCTGTTCAGAGCCCTCAGAAGCATAGAGATGTGCCTGACTTCACAGGGTCATGGAGTGGTGGACCAGCCCTGGAGAGCCAGCTCCCCTCTTTCAATGCAGTGTCCGTTCTACTCTGTCAGATTACTGtagactttgttttcttttaa